The sequence AAGAATAGGTTTTTGACTTTTACTGTTATTTTCCGCCAAGCGGCCTTACCCTTTCAATAATCTTCGGCAAGCACCGCATACATATAATGGTCTTCCCATTTGCCGTTAATATACAGCAGCTTTCTCAACAATCCTTCACGAACGAATTCCGCGTTTTCCAATACTTTAACGGAACCGACATTTCTAGGTGAAACGAACGCTTCAACACGATGTAACGAAACCGTTTCAATCGCAAACTTCGTGACGATTCTTACCGCTTCCGTTGCGAGTCCTCTACCCGTTTCTCTTTGATCAATCGAGTATCCTACAAACCCGCTTGAAAATGGCAGTCTCTTAATGCTATAAAGTGAAATATGTCCGATTAACCTGCTTGTTTCAGCATCAAATATGCCAAAATTGTATTCTCTGCGGTCCCGCATTTGATAAATGGATTCCCTTATTTTGTTACGCTGCACAGAAACCGTATAATAACTCGATTCGTGACGCGGTTCAAACACCGTCCAATACTCCTTGTTCGCAAGGAGTAAATCTGTAAACATTGCCGCGTCTTCTTCTGTTAATATTCGCAAATAACAAGTTCGCCCCTCAAGCAGAATCAATGCTTCTTCACCTTTCTTCTGAAGCTATTTTCATGAACTCTTCTACATCTTGAATGCATAATTTAACACCTTTTGCCCAGAAGTCCTCTTTTGTAATATCTTCACCAAGATGCTTCATCGCTAGGTCTTCAACTGACATGACAGCAGTGTCTCTAAGAAGAGCCATATATTTCTCTTCAAAGCCTTTGCCCTCTTCCAATGCTTTTGCATAAATGCTCAATGAGAACAAATAGCCAAAAGTATACGGGAAGTTGTAGAATGGTGTACCAGTAATATAGAAATGCAACTTGGAAGCCCAGAAATGTGGTTGCACTGTTTCAAGCGCTCCGCCGTATGCTTCTCTTTGTGCTTCTTCCATTAACTCGTTCAGTCTGGATGCAGAAACGACTCCTTCTTTCCGCTCTTCATAAAAGCGTGTCTCAAATAGGAAACGCGCATGTATATTCATGAAGAATGCCACACTTCGCTGGATTTTATCCTCAAGTAGCGCAAGTTTTTCATCTTCTGACTTGGCTGCTTTCACAGAAGCATCTGCTACAATCATTTCAGCGAATGTAGAAGCAGTTTCAGCCACACCCATCGCATATTGACGATTCAAATAATGTACAGGACGTAATGCATAAGAATGGAATGCATGACCGAGTTCATGTGCCAATGTAGCAACGTTTGATGTCGATCCACTAAACGTCATGAAAATACGTGACTCTTCCGATGCAGGCATACCTGTACAAAATCCGCCGGGACGTTTGTTAGGACGATCTTCAGCTTCGATCCATTCATTTTCAAATGCTCTTCTTGAAAATGCCTCTAGTTCAGGACCGAACTTTCCGAAATGCTCAAGGATAAATTCTGCACCTTCCTGGTAAGTGACATTTTTTGTAGAAGATGAAACAGGTGCATCCAAGTCGTACCAGTTCATTTTGTCCGTGCCTACCATTTCAGCTTTACGGTTCAAGTATTCAACAAAAGGTGTTTTGTTAGCGCTGATTGCACTCCACATCGCATCTAATGTTTCCTGACTCATACGGTTGCGCTTAAGCGGTTCCTTCAACACAGACTCTGAATCCCATCCGCGTTTTTTGTATACAGCCAGACGGAATCCAGCCAAGTGGTTCAAAGTTGCCGCAAAGAATTCCTCTTTTTCTTTCCATGCTTCTTCCAGCTTTTCAAACACTTCTTTTCGTACTGCAGGATCTTCATGCGAGCTCAAGTTATTCGCCTGTCCTACAGATAGCTTTTTCGTTTCACCGTCAACTGTCATTTCGATTTCAATCTCACCTACAAGACGGTCATATAGTTGTCCCCAGCTTTGATAACCATCTACGCTAAGCGCAGTAATTAGACTTTCTTCTTTCTCAGATAGTTTCTCCTCGACATCTTCACGCCATTCATTGAGCACAAATGCAAATTGCTTCAATTCATCAGTTTCAAGAAGTTGTTCCCATACGTCTTTATCCGCTTTCGTGATTGTCTGCTGTAGTTTAAGCATAACTGTAGAGAAACGTGCACTTATGCTGCTTACTTCGGATTGAAGCAGCAATGCTTTTTTATCTTTCGTATTTGCAGCGATGAAGCAGCCAATTGTAGCGCCAGCTTCACGCAGGTTTAAAGCAGTTTCAGTAATCTTTTCAATCATTTCATAGACTCTCTTAGCATCTTCGACTTGTTTCGGTGTCTCCAATGCTTCTACAGTAGTTTCCAGTTCGGAAATCTGTTCTTTCACCCCGTCTAAATGAGCCCGTAATTCAGCAGATTCGCTTCCGCCTTTAAAAAACACATCCAAGTTCCATACTTCAGAGTACTTTGTAGTAGTCATGTAAAATCCCCCTAGTCATTTTAGCAATTGTTATAAAAGTCTTTTTTATTATACCATGAATCTTCGGTATACGAAATAATCGATTTGTGACGGAAACTTCATACTTTCTTTCGCAGAGGTTCCTAATCCTATGTATACTGTTCTGAGGGAGGATTTATTATGTCTAGAATTATCCTGATGACCCTTTCTTTGATTGCGGTCATCGTATTGTATATAGCAGCATTTTTCTTCGAAGTGAATGAACAGACTACATTGGAGATTGCCAAGCGCTTACCCGTTCCCTTCATTCCTGCGGATTATGTATTTTTCATCTGGCCAGTGATTTTCATTTCCTTGTTCATTTGGATAGTCAATTTCAATAAAAGGACAAAAATGATGGGTACAAGAAATCTGAACAGGATAACATCTCTGTTTATATTCAGTTGCACTCTTTCGATAATAGGGATTTTCTTTTGGCACTTCGAGAAATATATTTGGACGATTATTGTAGAAGTTCTACTTCTCATTATTCTATTCGCCTGTTATTTCACTTTCCCTAAACGACTTAACGAGTTATCTGGCAGAATTCCATTTAGCCTACTCATTGGCTGGGTGTCCTTTACCTTAGTTTCCACTACGAGCTATTGCCTCATGTTCCATGAGTGGTCAGGACTCGGTCTGAGTGATCCATCTTGGACTGTTCTGTATATGACTGTATGCACGGCGTTCGCTTTGCATTTTATGTATCATTATCGTGATTATGTCTTAAATCTTGTTTTTGTTTGGGCCTTTATTGGAATTGCTGTTAAAAATGGATTGAACGAATTGTTCATTACGGCAGTTGCATGCTTCCTGGCCGTACTCATCGTCGCATGCATTTTCTTCTTTAGGAAAAAAGGAATCGAAAAATAAGAGCAGCGGCATGAAAATTTATGCCCTGCTCTTTTTCAGTTCCTTTTTTGCGGTTCGGTTTAAAGTCCCTTTGTAAGGGAACTCTAGTAATGATAGACATCAATACGCACGTTTAAGAAGTCGGGGTGCAGTCGTGAACAGAATAACCGCCACTATGGCACATAAAATAATCGATGGAACCATGTAGGATGCATTGTAGACAAGTGAATACAACCAAACCGGTTGGTCCCCAGCAAAATCGGCAAAGAACACGATTCCACCGATATAATGGACAAGGAAACGAAGAAGGCCTCCGAAAACCGTTCCAACAACAATAGCCATTGCCATTGATTTCTTATTATTAGTCTTTCTGCTGTTCATCAGCCAAACGACTGTTACTGCAGCAAAGCCAACGACTGTATAAGCGACAAAATAGTCAAGTGCAGCCTGATAGACGTTAAGAATATAAGCGCCTGAAACGACTTTTAATAATCCTGTGATAAAGCCAGTCAGCATGCCGCCTGCAATTCCCCATCGATAAGCCATTAAAATTATCGGTAACATGACAAGCGTTATTGATCCGCCTTGAGGCATTTCAAATAGTGTGAGCTTATCCAGAATAAATGATAGAGCCCCTAAAATGGCAACTTCCAATAAAAACTGCAAACGTTTACGATCCAAATGAAACTCCTCCTCTTTTTCTGTGGGAGGGATACGGGAAGAAGATAGTGTGTCTGTAAAGTTCCCATCATGGAAATAACTTCTTGTACATAATTTTGATGTTCAAGGAACAGAGCCACATATACGTAGACAAATAAAAAAACGACATCCCGGATAGAACCGAGACACCGATAGCTGTCAGTTTCCATCCACATCCCTACGCAAGTATGAACTTACAGGTTCAAAGGGTCAGGATTTGTATCCTATCTCAGCCAAAGTGGCTCCCCTTGTGGTCGTGTAATTCAATTGTCGTTATAATTGTATATGGGAAGTTGCATATAAGCAAGATGATTCTACCAATATATACGAATCCATGGGAGGTACCTATGTCTAACAATAAAATTTTATCGGCCGTTTGCTATTTCAGTATATTCTTTTCTCCTCTTTTATTACCTGCAATCGTCTATTTCGTTACAGATGATTTCGAAGTGAAAGGACATGCAAAAAAATCACTAATTTCACATTTAGCTCCGATTGTATTACTAGTCGCCGGTTTTATCCTATTCTGGTTCTCAATGGTTTCATTTGAAACTAGGATTACTTCAATAGCATCTGGAGGATTTGACTTTTGGGCGTTTGCACCTTTGTTATTTATGGGCGTATACGGACTGCTATTTCTCGTTGTTGTCATTTGGAACGTCTATCAAGGGGTTAAAGTGCTAAAGTGAGCATGATCGAGTCACGTGAGCAAGCACACTTCTTCATACGGTGAATTATGATATAATTATATAGAAAAGTACGCATCGAGAAGGGGCTTGTAAATAATGATTGTTAAAAATAACGACGAAATTGTAGCGTTAAAAAAGATTGGACGCATTGTCGCAGAGATCCGGGAAGCAATGAAAGACGCAACAATTCCTGGTATGACGACAAAAGAACTAGACGAACTCGGCGGGAAATTATTCGCTGAACATGGTGCTGTATCGGCACCGATCGATCAATATGATTTCCCTGGATATACGTGTATTAGTGTGAATCACGAAGTGGCACATGGAATCCCAGGTTCATTAGTCATTAAAGATGGTGATCTCGTTAATATCGATGTTTCGGGGTCATATGAAGGTTATTTTGCAGATACCGGCATTTCTTTTGTCGTTGGCACGAGTGATGAAAAGAAACAGCAATTATGCGATGTAGCGAAAATGGCATTTGACCGGGCGATGACAAAAGTCAAAGCGGGGTCAAAATTGAACCAGATTGGCAAAGCAGTGGAACGTGTTGCGAGCGATAACGGTCTGAAAGTAATCCGTAACTTAACAGGACATGGAATTGGCACTGCCTTGCATGAAGAACCCCAACATATCTTAAACTACTATGATGCGTGGGATAAAACACTTATGGTCGATGGAATGGTGTTAGCTGTCGAACCGTTCATTTCCGAAAAAGCTGAAAATATCGTTGAACTTGGTGATGGTTGGACATTTGTCACACCTGACAAATCGATGGTCGCACAGATTGAGCATACGATTATCGTCACAAAAGATGAACCAATTATACTTACACAGCTTTAATAACAAAAGGGCAAGCTGATGGGCCATTATCCTTTTCCCATTGGTTCCCTGACTCATGAAGAGACTCCTAGACACGAAATTTCATTTTAAGCAAAAAGCAAGCGACAACCGAAATTCTTTTCGGCTGCGCTTGCTTTTTTTATTTCTTCTTCGGATTTTTTTTCGTTTCCGGCTTCTCGCCAACCGTTTTCGAATTACCTTCCGTCAATTTCCCTTTATACCAGACTTTTTGTACAGGCTTAAATTGCTTGGACAACTTTTTATATGTCCGTTCTTCAGGATAAGACAGCAGTGTCAACACTTCTCCATCTTTACCTGCTCGACCTGTACGACCAGAACGATGTAAATATTGTTCGATTGTCTGAGGCACATCGACATGAATTACATGCGTTAGTCCTTGGATATCGAGGCCTCTAGCTGCTAGATCGGTAGCTATCAGTATTCTGATATCTCCTTTGCGAAATTTCTCTAACGTATCCTGACGCTCAAATTTTGTCATCGATGAATACAGTACAGCGACAGGTGCTTCATTGTATTGTAATTTCATTTCCTTCATTCTTAGCTGATCGACATTATTCATGAATGCGAGTGCATGAATTGATGGAAGATGTGCGAGTCCGCGCAGCAGATTCGTTTTGTCTCTTGCCTCTGTTTTAACGAAGGAGTGCACAATTTCCCCTGATGACGGCATATCTTCAAGTGATACTTGCAACCGGACTGGGTCATTCATGAGTTTCTCTGCGACTAGTTCAATTTCTTCTGTAATTGTTGCTGAAACGACAGCAACTTGCCGTTCCTCATGTGACACTTCGATCAAGTTCTTGACGATGACGCGGTGTTCTCTTGCCAATAACTGATCGCCTTCATCTAAAATAATGTAACGGATTTCATGCATTTTTAGCTTTTTTGACTTTACGAGTTCTATTAGACGCCCAGGAGTCCCAACGACAATCGTTGGCTTCTTTTTCAGTTTCTCGAGCTGGCGTTGCATGTTTGCTCCGCCTATCAGTTGAGTTACTGTTATGTCAGTACCCTCTACCCATTCACGAATGACATTGACGATTTGCATCGACAACTCTTGTGATGGAGCCACGATCAATGCTTGGGTCTGTTTCTTCTTACCGTCTACCTGTTGCAAGATCGGCAATACATAAGCCAATGTTTTTCCGGTACCTGTCGGTGATTCTGCGACGATATCCTTGCCATTAAGCATTTCCGGTATCATTTGCGCCTGAATCGGTGTTTCACTTTCAAATTTCCACTTATTCTTAAATACATCGTCCATTTTTTCCAAGAAGGACATTCTCATCCCCGCTTTCAACTGTTCATTCTTTTATAATGGACTTGATTGGGTCTTATTTCAACTACTTTCATTAATAAGGCTTTCGTCTAGCCTTCGTTTTCTGTTCAAATGCATAGGCGTATCCGATTAATTCAGGTTCAGAAAAAGCCTCTCCGCAAAAAGTTATGCCGAACGGTTCACCCGATCTAGAGAAGGCAGCTGGTACTGTTATAGCTGGCCGCCCTGCCGCAGCACTGAAACTACATCCATGATCTTGCGGGAAAATAAGTGCGTCTATTTTATGTTCGACGAACGCTTTGTCGAGCGCGATTTCACCCGCTAGATGATGATTGCTTAACAATGCATGAATATATTCAGGCTCGGTTAACATCCCACTCGTCCGCTCCACCTTCTCCAATATCACTTGCCCATATGTCAACGTTTCCTCAGGATGTTCATTATTAAAGCGGATAATATCCGCAAGTGACCGGATTGGGTTCGTCGGCGAGGTATTTGCAAGGTATTCATTTACAGCCACTTTGAATTCATAAAAGAGAACGTTATAACATAAATCATTTTCCATCGTGCCAAGTTCGACATGATCAATCACTTCCGCTCCAAGATTTTCAAGCGTTCTTAATGCCTCATCGAAAAGAGTTTTCCGCTCAGTGGAAATCTCTCTTTCAAAAATCGTTCGCGCTACACCAATCCGCTTACCTTTTAATGCATTCGCATCCAAAATTGACTGCCAATCCACATTATCAAAACGTTCGGCCCCTCGAGTTGCCGGGTCGGTTTCATCCATACCTACCATCAAACCGAATGTTAGTGCTGCATCCTCTACAGATCTCGCCATCGGCCCCGGTGTATCTTGCGTAAATGATAATGGAATGATGCCTGACCTGCTAATCGCTCCGACTGTAGGTTTAATACCGACAAGTGAATTCTGGGCTGACGGATTAATGATCGAGCCGCTTGTCTCAGTTCCGATTGCTACCGCGCCCATATTCGCAGCAATCGCAGCAGCTGCCCCTGAACTGGATCCCCCTACATCAAACAGACCATACGGATTATTGACTTGACCACCCCTGGAGCTCCAACCATTTTTCATTTTGTCGGACATGAAATTGGCCCATTCCGTCATATTCGTTTTTCCAAGAATAACTGCACCCGCATCGCGTAATTTCTTCACAAGAAAAGCATCATTTTCTGCATAATGATGTTGCAGCGCAACCGACCCGCAAGTGGTATGCATGCTATCGGCCGTATCCATATTGTCTTTTAAAAGAATAGGTATGCCATGTAAAAAAGACCGCACTTTGCCAGTACGGCGTTCTTCATCAAGACCTCGCGCGATTTGCAGTGCACGCGCATTCAGTTCAAGTATAGCGTTAATATTGCTGTTCTTCTCGCCAATCGTCTCTATATACATAATGACCAATTCCTCAGAACTGATTTCACCCTTCTCCATCTTTACCTGCATGTCACGAATGGTGGCTTCCTCCAACCAGCCTCTTTGGAGCTCCTTCAAACGTTCGTTCACTCCGATTCCCCCATCCATTTGCTTTTAATTAGTCTTTGCTGTGTAGTGTTTCATCAGTTCATAAAACGATAACTCGTATAGTTGCTTCCCATTAATTTTGAATATCCCATCTTTGACGAGTCTATCTATAACTTTCGATCTTTTATTATCTAATTGTGGATGTTCAATTTTTCTCATGCTGTTCTTTCCTCCTACTAGCTGATACTTCATCTATTCCTCATTAGGTGTGTATATAAACCAGGCTGGAAGACGAAAGAATATTCTGTTCACCATGTAGCATCTAACTGGTGCACAATCTCATCAAAAAATTCACTTGTTGCACTAACGAAAAACACTCCCCTTTACTTGCTTCAGAAGGGGAGTGTTTTTTCACCAATTGCTATTCTTGTATTTCTTGTAGTAATTGATTTGTCTCAGAAACAGATACAGTTTTCGTTTAAAGCTCCGGTCCTTTTTGTAGAATAGCGGGTTGGCGTATTTACCCGCTTTCAGGAGCTTTCTGACGTCTTCATTCACTTGTTTATTGCCTACAAATTTCTTCAAGACTATTTTAGGAACAACCGTGAACAGGAAATCCTCTTTAAGAAGTGTCAGCGGTTTCTGTTTATTATAAATGAGATCATCTACAAGATTCTTTGCCAGATTATGACCACAAGACGTAATGTAGTAGCTTGAGCGCCCTTGTCGGATATTCACCTCAAACACTTTGAACTTTCCGTCTCGATGATCATACTTCAAATCGAAATTTGCATAGCCTACATAATTGAGTGCCTCTAAAAAGCCTTGAAGCTTCAGCATCATTTCTTCATTATATCGAGTGAGGACCGCTGTATAATTCCCAATCGCTGTAACGGTATGCTCCTGCAAAACGACTTGTCCAAATGTAATCAGCTCAGTATTTCCGCGACTATTAATGTAGAAAACGGAATCCCACATATATGTATCATCACCGGGTATGAAATCCTGGATGATTAAATCATCCCGATATCCACTATTCTTTATCGTGCTAATGACTTGCTGGATTTCTTCATAGGAATGAACTTTATACACTTTCTGCATTCCTTCAAACGGATGTTGATAATACTGCACGCCATTACTCGGTTTGATGATGACTGGGAACATCACTTCATCGGTGAATGCGGAATCCTCTACACACGAATGAAAATAAGTAGACGGTGCATCGATGTCATGTTCAGCACAGAGCGCATAGAAATTCTTTTTCAATAGAAGATTATTCATTAACTCTTCATCAATATTATTAAACACAAAATCGTCTTGTAGTGCTTCACGGTTTTCGATGATCAACCTCACATACAGATCGTTTGTACCGACAAGCAGCAACTTCTTACCTGCCGTCTTATATTTAGCCGCTACTTCTTTTAAAAAGCGTGGGAATATCTCTTTCTCACCAAGTTTCGGGTTCAATTCGATGGCCCCGGGAATTGTACTCAACGATGTAAAAGATAAAGGCTCTTTACCGACAAGTATCGGATGAATTCCATATTCTTCATGAAATGAGATGGCCATATTGTACGCATTAATATCAGTCCCGACAATAATCGGGATAAACGGATGATTTGTCATAGTTTCCTCCAACTTGCTTTTCTTAATCTAAGTGTAGGGTTCCTGTTTTTTCTTGTCAATAAACCTCTTGGCACGTTTCACTGTTCAAGCGTTCACGGTTTCCTTTTGAATACTTTGCCATAGATGCCATGGATGCTCTACAGGCGGATTCGACCGGAAATGCATCCTCTCTTTCGTCGTCGGATGCGGAAATTCAAGTGAATGCGCCCATAAAGCGATTTGTTGACCAGGCTTGTTGACATGCTGCCCATATTTTTGGTCTCCATAAAGTGGCGCATCCGAAGCAGCTAATTGAACACGAATCTGATGCGATCTACCTGTATGCAATTTAACTGACAGCAAACTCAATCCATCTCTGCTCTCGATCGTTGAATAGTCAAGTACCGCTTTCTTCGCGCCAGGATAAGTTGCTTCAACGGCATGCACTTTGTTTTTCTTTCCATCTTTCCATAGATGGTGCTCCAATTTTCCGGATACGTTCAACCGACCACGTACAACGGCTATGTATGTTCTATCCATTTCTCGTTTTCTCAAAACATCTGATAACCGTGAAGCTGCCTTTGATGTCTTTGCAAATACTAATACACCACCAACCGGTCGATCCAATCGGTGGACAAGCCCCAAGTAGACATTACCGGGTTTCTGATAACGGTCTTTTAAGTATTCTTTCAACATTGTTAACAGATCCTTGTCTCCACTTTCATCTTCTTGCACCGGAATATTGACAGGTTTCTCAACAACGAGCAAGTGATTGTCTTCATATAAAATGTGAACAGACATGAGTCACAGCCCCCTTCACAAAGCTTTCCACATAAATCGCATGAATTCTTATATTGCCTTTCATTATGCATCTCCTCCAATTCTTCTATCATACTATATTACCGACTTGGATTCTCTCCAATTGCATACAGCACATATAAGTGAAGTTGCGTATACATAACAGAAATAGCCTCCCCTAATGAAGGGAGGCTAGGTAATTTTATAATAAAGTATACAGCGGATCATCAATAATGCACTACTCTTGAACAATCAATACCGGTTCATTAACCGGCCACTGAGAGAAGTCAGATATAATTCCATCCACTCCGTACTTTTGCGCTTTTGCAACAAGTTTCTTGTCTTTTTTTGACCATACTAATACTTTACTGTCCCGAGTATGAATATTATCCACCATACGTTTGTTCAAAAATGAGACATTGAAATTGATATAGGATGCAAACGAAGTGAGTTCATCCAATTTTTTCGGAGATAATAAAGACTCAGCTGGTCGTATAAGAACGGCCACTTCAAGGTCTGGCAACATGCTATGTATCTTTTTCATCGATTCCGAATCGAATGACTGAATAATGATTGAACTTAGATCCTCATACTCTTTTAATAGGTCCACAACTTTCTCTTCGATGCCTGGATAAGAGGAAGGATTTTTTAATTCAATCAATAAGCCGACTTGCTCATAAAATTCTTCCAGCAACTCATTCATCGTCATGATCATTTCCCCTGCAAATTCCTCACTATGATAGGAACCCGCATCAAAATCTCGCAGCTCTTCTAATGTGTACTCACTAATGAGACCGTTTCCATTTGTCGTCCGATCAACTTTATCATCATGCATGATGACTAGCTCACCATCTTTAGAGACATGGATATCGCACTCTAAGTAATCCGCTTTCAGTTCAACGCCTTTTTGAAAAGCGGCTCGTGTATTTTCTGGTGCAAATCCTGAAGCTCCACGATGAGCGATGCTCAGTAGATTAGGGTTATGTACTTTCTTCGTTTGTCCATTATAACCAACCA is a genomic window of Sporosarcina oncorhynchi containing:
- a CDS encoding GNAT family N-acetyltransferase — its product is MILLEGRTCYLRILTEEDAAMFTDLLLANKEYWTVFEPRHESSYYTVSVQRNKIRESIYQMRDRREYNFGIFDAETSRLIGHISLYSIKRLPFSSGFVGYSIDQRETGRGLATEAVRIVTKFAIETVSLHRVEAFVSPRNVGSVKVLENAEFVREGLLRKLLYINGKWEDHYMYAVLAEDY
- a CDS encoding M3 family oligoendopeptidase; amino-acid sequence: MTTTKYSEVWNLDVFFKGGSESAELRAHLDGVKEQISELETTVEALETPKQVEDAKRVYEMIEKITETALNLREAGATIGCFIAANTKDKKALLLQSEVSSISARFSTVMLKLQQTITKADKDVWEQLLETDELKQFAFVLNEWREDVEEKLSEKEESLITALSVDGYQSWGQLYDRLVGEIEIEMTVDGETKKLSVGQANNLSSHEDPAVRKEVFEKLEEAWKEKEEFFAATLNHLAGFRLAVYKKRGWDSESVLKEPLKRNRMSQETLDAMWSAISANKTPFVEYLNRKAEMVGTDKMNWYDLDAPVSSSTKNVTYQEGAEFILEHFGKFGPELEAFSRRAFENEWIEAEDRPNKRPGGFCTGMPASEESRIFMTFSGSTSNVATLAHELGHAFHSYALRPVHYLNRQYAMGVAETASTFAEMIVADASVKAAKSEDEKLALLEDKIQRSVAFFMNIHARFLFETRFYEERKEGVVSASRLNELMEEAQREAYGGALETVQPHFWASKLHFYITGTPFYNFPYTFGYLFSLSIYAKALEEGKGFEEKYMALLRDTAVMSVEDLAMKHLGEDITKEDFWAKGVKLCIQDVEEFMKIASEER
- a CDS encoding tryptophan-rich sensory protein produces the protein MSRIILMTLSLIAVIVLYIAAFFFEVNEQTTLEIAKRLPVPFIPADYVFFIWPVIFISLFIWIVNFNKRTKMMGTRNLNRITSLFIFSCTLSIIGIFFWHFEKYIWTIIVEVLLLIILFACYFTFPKRLNELSGRIPFSLLIGWVSFTLVSTTSYCLMFHEWSGLGLSDPSWTVLYMTVCTAFALHFMYHYRDYVLNLVFVWAFIGIAVKNGLNELFITAVACFLAVLIVACIFFFRKKGIEK
- the thiT gene encoding energy-coupled thiamine transporter ThiT, which translates into the protein MDRKRLQFLLEVAILGALSFILDKLTLFEMPQGGSITLVMLPIILMAYRWGIAGGMLTGFITGLLKVVSGAYILNVYQAALDYFVAYTVVGFAAVTVVWLMNSRKTNNKKSMAMAIVVGTVFGGLLRFLVHYIGGIVFFADFAGDQPVWLYSLVYNASYMVPSIILCAIVAVILFTTAPRLLKRAY
- a CDS encoding DUF4870 domain-containing protein — its product is MSNNKILSAVCYFSIFFSPLLLPAIVYFVTDDFEVKGHAKKSLISHLAPIVLLVAGFILFWFSMVSFETRITSIASGGFDFWAFAPLLFMGVYGLLFLVVVIWNVYQGVKVLK
- the map gene encoding type I methionyl aminopeptidase, which encodes MIVKNNDEIVALKKIGRIVAEIREAMKDATIPGMTTKELDELGGKLFAEHGAVSAPIDQYDFPGYTCISVNHEVAHGIPGSLVIKDGDLVNIDVSGSYEGYFADTGISFVVGTSDEKKQQLCDVAKMAFDRAMTKVKAGSKLNQIGKAVERVASDNGLKVIRNLTGHGIGTALHEEPQHILNYYDAWDKTLMVDGMVLAVEPFISEKAENIVELGDGWTFVTPDKSMVAQIEHTIIVTKDEPIILTQL
- a CDS encoding DEAD/DEAH box helicase, whose product is MSFLEKMDDVFKNKWKFESETPIQAQMIPEMLNGKDIVAESPTGTGKTLAYVLPILQQVDGKKKQTQALIVAPSQELSMQIVNVIREWVEGTDITVTQLIGGANMQRQLEKLKKKPTIVVGTPGRLIELVKSKKLKMHEIRYIILDEGDQLLAREHRVIVKNLIEVSHEERQVAVVSATITEEIELVAEKLMNDPVRLQVSLEDMPSSGEIVHSFVKTEARDKTNLLRGLAHLPSIHALAFMNNVDQLRMKEMKLQYNEAPVAVLYSSMTKFERQDTLEKFRKGDIRILIATDLAARGLDIQGLTHVIHVDVPQTIEQYLHRSGRTGRAGKDGEVLTLLSYPEERTYKKLSKQFKPVQKVWYKGKLTEGNSKTVGEKPETKKNPKKK
- a CDS encoding amidase family protein, translating into MNERLKELQRGWLEEATIRDMQVKMEKGEISSEELVIMYIETIGEKNSNINAILELNARALQIARGLDEERRTGKVRSFLHGIPILLKDNMDTADSMHTTCGSVALQHHYAENDAFLVKKLRDAGAVILGKTNMTEWANFMSDKMKNGWSSRGGQVNNPYGLFDVGGSSSGAAAAIAANMGAVAIGTETSGSIINPSAQNSLVGIKPTVGAISRSGIIPLSFTQDTPGPMARSVEDAALTFGLMVGMDETDPATRGAERFDNVDWQSILDANALKGKRIGVARTIFEREISTERKTLFDEALRTLENLGAEVIDHVELGTMENDLCYNVLFYEFKVAVNEYLANTSPTNPIRSLADIIRFNNEHPEETLTYGQVILEKVERTSGMLTEPEYIHALLSNHHLAGEIALDKAFVEHKIDALIFPQDHGCSFSAAAGRPAITVPAAFSRSGEPFGITFCGEAFSEPELIGYAYAFEQKTKARRKPY
- a CDS encoding Fur-regulated basic protein FbpA; amino-acid sequence: MRKIEHPQLDNKRSKVIDRLVKDGIFKINGKQLYELSFYELMKHYTAKTN
- a CDS encoding carboxylate--amine ligase; this translates as MTNHPFIPIIVGTDINAYNMAISFHEEYGIHPILVGKEPLSFTSLSTIPGAIELNPKLGEKEIFPRFLKEVAAKYKTAGKKLLLVGTNDLYVRLIIENREALQDDFVFNNIDEELMNNLLLKKNFYALCAEHDIDAPSTYFHSCVEDSAFTDEVMFPVIIKPSNGVQYYQHPFEGMQKVYKVHSYEEIQQVISTIKNSGYRDDLIIQDFIPGDDTYMWDSVFYINSRGNTELITFGQVVLQEHTVTAIGNYTAVLTRYNEEMMLKLQGFLEALNYVGYANFDLKYDHRDGKFKVFEVNIRQGRSSYYITSCGHNLAKNLVDDLIYNKQKPLTLLKEDFLFTVVPKIVLKKFVGNKQVNEDVRKLLKAGKYANPLFYKKDRSFKRKLYLFLRQINYYKKYKNSNW
- a CDS encoding RluA family pseudouridine synthase, whose protein sequence is MSVHILYEDNHLLVVEKPVNIPVQEDESGDKDLLTMLKEYLKDRYQKPGNVYLGLVHRLDRPVGGVLVFAKTSKAASRLSDVLRKREMDRTYIAVVRGRLNVSGKLEHHLWKDGKKNKVHAVEATYPGAKKAVLDYSTIESRDGLSLLSVKLHTGRSHQIRVQLAASDAPLYGDQKYGQHVNKPGQQIALWAHSLEFPHPTTKERMHFRSNPPVEHPWHLWQSIQKETVNA
- a CDS encoding glycerophosphodiester phosphodiesterase produces the protein MRKRRIFWIIGITSTLLLLVGYNGQTKKVHNPNLLSIAHRGASGFAPENTRAAFQKGVELKADYLECDIHVSKDGELVIMHDDKVDRTTNGNGLISEYTLEELRDFDAGSYHSEEFAGEMIMTMNELLEEFYEQVGLLIELKNPSSYPGIEEKVVDLLKEYEDLSSIIIQSFDSESMKKIHSMLPDLEVAVLIRPAESLLSPKKLDELTSFASYINFNVSFLNKRMVDNIHTRDSKVLVWSKKDKKLVAKAQKYGVDGIISDFSQWPVNEPVLIVQE